The genomic stretch TAACCTTCCTTAACACCTGATGCAATCGACGGTGTAACAACGACCGTTGCCGTCGTCTTCGTGTTGTAAGCCATGCACATCGGCGACAAACCCAGGGAAACTGTTATCGAACTCCCGGGCAAAGGCCAGGTAGTCGATAATCGAGCGCGTCGATTCAGTAAAGCGCTCCCCCGGCATGATCAGCGGAATGCCTGGCGGGTAAGGCACCAGCATCACAGCTGCGATACGCCCTGGCAAAGCATCGATGGACACCGCCTCGACTTCACCGCGTACCAACTGATCATAGGCATCGGCTGGTTTCATGGCGATTTCCGGCAGCACCGTGTACATGCGCTTGAGGTGCTTGGCCGTGGCATTGCTGCGATAGCAACCGTGCAACTGGTCACACAGGTCCTGCAAACCCATGCCCTGATAGCGCGCCGGGCCTTGCTGGAACACTGATGGCAGACAGTTGGCCAGGCTGGTATTGGCGTCGTAGCTGCGCTTGAACTCCAGCAGTTCCGTGAGCAGGGTACTCCACTTGCCTTTGGTGATGCCCATGGAGAACAACACCAGGAACGAATACAGCCCGGTTTTTTCCACCACCAGGCCACGCTCCCAGAGGAATTTACTGACTACCGCCGCCGGGATGCCGCAATCACTCAAGGCACCGCCCGCTGTCAGGCCGGGCATGACCAAGGTGACTTTGATCGGGTCGAGCAAAACGTAGTCTTCGGCAATGTCACCAAAACCATGCCAGTCAGCCTCGGGCTGCAGCAACCAATCAGCCGTCGCCACCCGGTCGATACCCGCCACCGAAGGCGGTTGCCAGATGGAAAACCACCAGTCGTCAGCGGCGATATGCTGGCGCAAATTGGCCAGGGCCCGGCGAAAGCTCAGGGCCTCATCGAACATTTCCTGGAGCAGCGAACGCCCTGCTGGCCCTTCCATCATGGCTGATGCCACGTCCAGGGAAGCCATGATGCTGTACTGCGGCGAGGTGGAGATATGCATCATGAAGGCTTCATTGAAACGATCACGATCCAATTGCCGCGCCCCGCCGTCCTGCACATGAATCATCGACGCCTGGCTGAATGCCGCCAGCAACTTGTGGGTCGAGTGCGTGGTGAACACCAGCGGGCTGTCGGACGTGCGCGAGGTCCCCATGCCATAGCGCCCGGCAAAAAACTCGTGGAAAGCTGCGTAGGCGTACCAGGCCTCGTCAAAGTGCAACACTTCGACACTGTTGCCCAATTGCTGCTTGATCAACTCGGCGTTGTAACACAGGCCGTCATAGGTCGAGTTGGTCACCACCGCCAGCTTGACCCTGGGTTCGCGACCACGGGCCAAGGGGCTGGCCGCGATCTTCGCGCGTATCGACTCGCGGCTGAACTCCGTCAGTGGAATCGGGCCGATGATCCCCAGCTCATTGCGCTCAGGGCATAAGTACAGCGGGATCGCCCCGGTCATGATGATCGAGTGCAGCACCGATTTATGGCAATTGCGGTCCACCAGCACCAGGTCGTCGCGCCCGACCATGGAGTGCCAGACGATCTTGTTGGCAGTGGAGGTGCCATTGATCACGAAGAATGTGTGGTCGGCACCAAAGTTGCGCGCCGCGCGGGCTTCGGCTTCGGCCAAGGGCCCGGTGTGATCCAACAGCGAGCCCAGTTCCGGCACCGACACCGACAGGTCCGAACGCAGGGTATTTTCCCCAAAGAACTGATGAAACGCCTGCCCTACCGGGCTCTTGCGATAGGCAACGCCGCCGCCGTGGCCGGGGGTATGCCAGGAATAATTGGAATCGGCAGTGTGTTGCACCAGAGCCTTGAAGAAAGGCGGCAACAGGCCATCGAGGTAGGTACGCGCCGCGCGGGCCACCTGCCGGGCCAGGAACGGCACCGTGTCTTCGAACAGGTAGAGAATGCCGCGCAGTTGGTTGAGTTCGCTCATGGCATCGGCCGGGGCATTTTCCAGGGTGACTTGCTCGCCCAGTGCAAAGATCGGCAGGTTGGGCGCACGCAGGCGTGCCAGTCGGATCAGTTCCACCATGTTCTGCAACAGATGGGTATTTTCCCCGGCGCCTTCAGCAGCGATCAGCATGCACGCCAGGCCGTGATGGGTCGAGGCCACCAGCCGGCCTTCGGCATAGTCCACGGCGGAAAAAATACTGAACCCCTCTTGCTCCAACTCCCGGGCGATGCCCCGGACCCGATCACCCGCGACAGTGTCGGCCTTGATGTCACGGTGCACGATCAGGATGGGGAACTTCAGGTCTTTGTACATGGGGGCTTGGCGTCCTGAGGGCGATTTACTCAGGGTAGAAGCTGGGAGTGAATGTGGCGAATGAAGATTTCACGGGCAACGAATAACTAATGTGGGAATGGGTTTGTGTGGCAGCGGGCTTGCCCGCGATAGCGGTGGATCAGTAACGAATGCGCTGACTGTCACACCACAATCGCGGGCAAGCCCGCTCCCACATTTTTTGACCGCAGTTAGTGCTGGGTCAGTTGGGTCCACAACGCCGGCGCCCCCGCCGATTTGGCGATGGCTTCCAGGCGCGCCGCATGTTCGGCCATATCCTGCTCGCTGGCACGGATGATGGTGGTGGGTATGCGGTCAGCCGGCAGGCGACGAATCTCCGAAGGCCGGTTGCCTGAGCCTTCTGCTGAACCATTGCCATCGGACGCGTTGCCGGCCAGGGACAGGCTGGTCTGC from Pseudomonas fluorescens encodes the following:
- a CDS encoding Orn/Lys/Arg decarboxylase N-terminal domain-containing protein, with amino-acid sequence MYKDLKFPILIVHRDIKADTVAGDRVRGIARELEQEGFSIFSAVDYAEGRLVASTHHGLACMLIAAEGAGENTHLLQNMVELIRLARLRAPNLPIFALGEQVTLENAPADAMSELNQLRGILYLFEDTVPFLARQVARAARTYLDGLLPPFFKALVQHTADSNYSWHTPGHGGGVAYRKSPVGQAFHQFFGENTLRSDLSVSVPELGSLLDHTGPLAEAEARAARNFGADHTFFVINGTSTANKIVWHSMVGRDDLVLVDRNCHKSVLHSIIMTGAIPLYLCPERNELGIIGPIPLTEFSRESIRAKIAASPLARGREPRVKLAVVTNSTYDGLCYNAELIKQQLGNSVEVLHFDEAWYAYAAFHEFFAGRYGMGTSRTSDSPLVFTTHSTHKLLAAFSQASMIHVQDGGARQLDRDRFNEAFMMHISTSPQYSIMASLDVASAMMEGPAGRSLLQEMFDEALSFRRALANLRQHIAADDWWFSIWQPPSVAGIDRVATADWLLQPEADWHGFGDIAEDYVLLDPIKVTLVMPGLTAGGALSDCGIPAAVVSKFLWERGLVVEKTGLYSFLVLFSMGITKGKWSTLLTELLEFKRSYDANTSLANCLPSVFQQGPARYQGMGLQDLCDQLHGCYRSNATAKHLKRMYTVLPEIAMKPADAYDQLVRGEVEAVSIDALPGRIAAVMLVPYPPGIPLIMPGERFTESTRSIIDYLAFAREFDNSFPGFVADVHGLQHEDDGNGRCYTVDCIRC